One window of the Podospora pseudocomata strain CBS 415.72m chromosome 7, whole genome shotgun sequence genome contains the following:
- a CDS encoding hypothetical protein (EggNog:ENOG503NY17; COG:S), translated as MASPPSDLRVLVRRLASTPADQLPRLCPVLVGHVLRCGEPLSASDAGKGKDKGAETPMLVHKLRTHITTLLTGRNASGRFAAVCLIKAVVDVGGWESLRAADPWVRGLISVAQKIDPLPSKELAVITLTKIYMLLQGYPTLIREMATPTLPSFVTACLQLVKSPSTPTSVIETVASSLSKLVMLYPTTLRPFAGQIKTALRTYVAPTTSDSVVVPHALRESSRRLFILLSYTAPKNGSSDEWVKSIKAAILDCHATADQIFRGVVESWESSTGYRPQPVRNELDPSGGGDSVDEFPSWEGIQPGSQRLVGLLEFLAEYLDSPTKAPVTVPVGELLDLTTRLTLVTPPSPSSEETMQTNPSISRDEKADLWTVLPDIHTAVLRLHGSAIRRLADSALPLSTDITDHTVRVLSFHRTNPAVREKVYNLASPLLTLAGPTLPRLTVDSLTPLIRQVCHDILLSAGHLDDAPRPTLPVEKAKQTVQGNADAFLSTPSATPASLFSPLPASLLASAATLLPLFLSHLPQPHLSPDIRSLVDRTAILSSNKEAMLASVLQPYKDSRGRYYPSILPFLVQKFGTSKEVEVVRSNLVRAGRYAQLNTDEYDPSANLDDLLADRQLRGEEAADEEMGDAGEQSDVVAVVEKEKRVVVSSWGTAVTNGTVQEAMEVDDDTPVEVNPFAVTVKETETAVVNKKRAASPLKRKSSGGLEVGEETKVKRVAVAAAAAAVAVDTKKVEEENSDSDDEGSVQIDMSLDDEDDEDEEEDDE; from the exons ATGgcatcacccccatcagACCTGCGGGTACTTGTCCGCAGGCTCGCTTCGACACCGGCCGATCAACTCCCAAGACTATGCCCAGTTCTGGTTGGACACGTCCTAAGATGTGGTGAACCACTCTCTGCTTCAGATgctggaaaaggaaaggacAAGGGCGCTGAGACGCCTATGCTTGTTCACAAGCTCAGGACACACATCACCACGCTCTTGACGGGAAGGAACGCTTCGGGTCGCTTTGCCGCCGTCTGCTTGATCAAGGCTGTTGTCGAtgtgggaggatgggaaagTCTCAGGGCTGCCGACCCCTGGGTTCGCGGCTTGATCAGTGTTGCTCAA AAAATCGACCCTCTTCCTTCCAAGGAGCTGGCCGTTATCACCTTGACCAAGATCTACATGCTACTCCAGGGCTACCCGACTTTGATTAGAGAGATGGCTACTCCCACTCTTCCCAGCTTTGTCACAGCTTGCCTTCAGCTGGTCAAatctccatcaacccctaCCAGCGTGATTGAGACCGTGGCCAGCTCTCTGTCCAAGCTGGTGATGCTCTACCCCACCACTTTGCGTCCATTCGCCGGTCAAATCAAGACCGCACTCAGGACTTACGTTGCGCCAACCACTTCTGATTCTGTTGTGGTTCCTCATGCTCTCCGCGAGAGCTCTCGCCGGCTTTTCATCCTCCTTTCTTACACCGCCCCCAAGAATGGAAGCAGTGACGAGTGGGTCAAGTCTATCAAAGCTGCCATTCTCGACTGCCATGCCACCGCCGACCAAATCTTCCGCGGTGTTGTCGAATCCTGGGAATCGTCCACTGGTTATCGTCCTCAGCCAGTCCGCAATGAGCTTGACCCctctggcggcggtgacTCCGTCGACGAGTTCCCATCCTGGGAGGGCATTCAGCCAGGCTCTCAGCGCCTggtcggcctcctcgagTTCCTCGCCGAATACCTCGACAGCCCCACCAAAGCCCCCGTCACCGTCCCCGtcggcgagctcctcgacctcaccacccgcctcacCCTCGTCACCCCTCCCAGCCCCTCCTCCGAGGAAACGAtgcaaaccaacccctccatcagcCGCGACGAAAAGGCCGACCTCTGGACCGTCCTCCCCGACATCCACACCGCCGTCCTCCGTCTCCACGGCTCTGCCATCCGCCGACTCGCCGACTCCGCACTCCCTCTTTCCACAGACATAACCGACCACACCGTCCGcgtcctctccttccaccgCACCAACCCCGCCGTTCGCGAGAAAGTTTACAACCTtgcctccccccttctcacacTCGCCGGCCCGACCCTTCCCAGGTTGACAGTCGACTCCTTAACCCCCTTAATCCGGCAAGTCTGCCACGACATCCTCCTATCAGCAGGCCACCTAGACGACGCACCCAgacccaccctccccgtcgaAAAAGCCAAGCAAACCGTCCAAGGAAACGCCGACGCTTTCCTTTCCACCCCGTCCGCCACCCCAGCGTCTTTATTCAGTCCCCTCccagcctccctcctcgcttCGGCTgctaccctcctcccattattcctctcccacctcccacaacCGCACCTCTCCCCCGATATCCGCTCCCTTGTCGACCGCACCGCTATTTTATCCTCCAACAAAGAAGCTATGCTCGCGTCGGTGTTGCAACCGTATAAAGACTCCAGAGGGCGGTACTACCCCTCTATCCTTCCTTTTCTCGTTCAAAAGTTTGGAACGTCAAaagaggtggaggttgtcCGCAGCAACCTCGTCCGTGCCGGCCGTTACGCGCAGCTTAACACGGATGAGTACGACCCCTCTGCCAATCTTGATGATTTGTTGGCGGATAGACAGCTCCggggcgaggaggcggcggatgaggagatgggtGACGCTGGGGAGCAAagtgatgttgttgctgttgttgagaaggagaaaagagTTGTTGTTTCCAGCTGGGGAACCGCAGTCACAAATGGTACAGTTCAGGAGGCaatggaggtggatgatgacACACCTGTCGAGGTGAACCCTTTTGCTGTTACTGTCAAGGAGACGGAAACCGCTGTTGTGAACAAGAAGAGGGCCGCGTCACCGctcaagaggaagagcagcgggggtttggaggtgggggaggagacaaAGGTCAAGAgggtggctgttgctgctgctgctgctgctgtggctgttgACACCAaaaaggtggaagaggagaatagcgatagtgatgatgaggggagcGTGCAGATTGATATGTcgcttgatgatgaggatgatgaggacgaggaagaagatgatgagtAG
- a CDS encoding hypothetical protein (EggNog:ENOG503NXNR; COG:T) yields MPDAVKAAHYIQQLDEARCDDNWDAVPELVRKVRKHAPERACLSQSATTEHSIIKASLKSTPDTTPSSLEAASQLPALLTVIENEQTHPQDRFQARVCAGWLHWVLREYSLALERLPRSFDEELPTTDAAVEPSEWTKVCALKTAYLRANCLARDGQRKGALEAFEIALPSLNTVWNAAPGGPARQQIRYWAELFLTEYCMLASQATREGEKSLSEGNCLSGFRTWARYWAGAAKGVAVAAQDQAGISGAGGYGFRGSVPRRQVWSEYYSALSEILQRDLAYPPSGVTVPVSNGETISARAQLRAELKKVETIYQGLLFSETKFPRADEERQEVEEFVARVMRNWTILNGRGWKEHDLGAGGRDSLSRGTLDTLYGAATKTYHSTAILRHLFTVHLAVAEFDLAFVSFDSWFELVKKGKARVEKTGHREPALDDNATVLETISAAVAALCRYGGRESADKARKISEELEGLVKKWGDLDPESADPRDLVPPRSMALAWQSIGLANAQWARMTYESESRAAFQEKAIQCLRWSLSPEFGSVVDVRGVFALGVLYAEQRKLSVAIELVKTALLADKAVQEHEELHNGPYWRERSLIPLWHLLALMLSARQDYVLAARACEGAIEQFKDPIVLFGSRELNGGFRSEHLNEAAVEKAGGDGIVDEMDDFEKESILEIKMTQLAILELVEGPTVAVNASTELLTLFPRLFGDLGEPTLEISKVEPPKTMATMRSLRDSMFGGRAAKGHQPRQSVATSRPQTANTTLTQQTSSETAIDVQPSRRSLRSGSLNGRSRNSLRKRDRSGSRQRAMSSGPPVPPLNGDKYQPTFEDPSSPQHFTHASKTAAGTLRPETTNSSASTKRTTDGPSEVGVGTGALESFSPLLPFVQFSQEHSKRKRKGILVKVWLTIAGFYRRAGLLDDAQKAIEEAQKIVQSFEGDVVSDTSGALNTRTAGWGMEKSVEAVLADVWTEKGELSLALERPYQARADFETALTHFPDHPVAIVGLSNILLDICSEKLLPPPAVPGLDLGGASLVSEPHEDHQLIASPPSRFSELPSEPLGLGSPKHKTASRKPDCEAVFDHEEEDETANGVSKASPSRLLGPQLPPPYKATSLPLIDRLAARDRAYGLLSGLTKLGSGWNYSEAWFALARAYEESGQAEKARDALWWVVELEDGMGVRDWGVVTAGGGYVL; encoded by the exons ATG ccCGACGCAGTCAAAGCAGCGCATTACATCCAACAGCTCGACGAAGCGCGTTGCGATGACAACTGGGATGCCGTCCCCGAGCTAGTCCGCAAGGTGCGGAAACATGCCCCTGAACGAGCCT gCCTCTCCCAGTCAGCAACAACCGAACACTCCATCATCAAAGCCTCGCTCAAATCCACCcccgacaccaccccctcctccctcgaagCCGCCTCCCAactccccgccctcctcaccgtcaTCGAAAACgaacaaacccacccccaagacCGCTTCCAAGCCCGCGTCTGCGCCGGCTGGTTACACTGGGTGCTGAGAGAATACTCCCTCGCCCTTGAGCGCCTCCCCCGATCGTTCGACGAAGAgctccccaccaccgacgCCGCAGTCGAACCGTCAGAATGGACCAAAGTCTGCGCCTTGAAAACGGCCTATCTGAGAGCAAACTGTCTAGCGCGCGACGGACAACGCAAGGGTGCCCTCGAAGCCTTCGAAATCGCGTTGCCGAGTCTGAACACTGTCTGGAATGCCGCGCCAGGAGGGCCAGCGAGACAGCAGATACGATACTGGGCCGAGTTGTTCCTCACCGAGTATTGCATGTTGGCTAGCCAGGCtacgagggagggggagaagtcACTCTCGGAGGGGAACTGTCTCTCTGGGTTTAGAACTTGGGCAAGATACTGGGCTGGCGCTGCCAAGGGCGTGGCGGTCGCAGCGCAGGATCAGGCCGGTATttcgggggcggggggatATGGGTTCCGGGGATCGGTGCCTAGGAGGCAGGTCTGGAGCGAGTATTACTCTGCCTTGTCCGAGATTCTGCAGCGGGACTTGGCTTACCCCCCTTCTGGGGTTACGGTGCCGGTGTCGAATGGGGAGACCATCAGTGCCCGCGCACAGTTGAGAGCGGAACTCAAGAAGGTGGAGACCATCTATCAGGGTCTGCTGTTTTCGGAGACCAAGTTCCCGAGGGCAGATGAGGAAAGGCAAGAGGTGGAAGAGTTTgtggcgagggtgatgaggaatTGGACTATTTTGAATGGGAGGGGCTGGAAGGAGCATGATctgggggcgggagggagggatagtTTGAGCAGAGGGACGCTGGACACATTGTACGGCGCGGCGACAAAGACGTATCATTCTACGGCGATACTCAGGCATCTGTTTACGGTACATTTGGCAGTGGCAGAGTTTGATTTGGCGTTTGTGTCGTTTGACAGCTGGTTTGagctggtgaagaaggggaaggcgagggtggagaagACGGGCCATAGGGAGCCGGCGCTGGATGACAATGCGACGGTTTTGGAGACCATCTCTGCGGCCGTTGCGGCGCTGTGCAGATATGGTGGACGGGAGTCAGCGGAtaaggcgaggaagatttcGGAAGAGCTGGAGGGGCTGGTAAAGAAGTGGGGGGATCTGGATCCGGAGAGCGCGGACCCGAGGGACTTGGTGCCGCCGAGGTCGATGGCGCTGGCGTGGCAGAGTATTGGGTTGGCGAATGCGCAGTGGGCTAGGATGACGTACGAGTCGGAATCGAGGGCCGCCTTTCAGGAGAAGGCGATCCAGTGTTTGCGGTGGTCTCTGTCACCCGAGTTTGGGAGTGTGGTTGatgtgaggggggtgtttgCGTTGGGTGTTTTGTACGCAGAGCAGAGAAAGTTGTCTGTGGCTATTGAACTGGTCAAGACGGCGCTGCTGGCGGACAAGGCGGTGCAGGAGCATGAGGAGCTGCATAATGGGCCTTACTGGAGGGAAAGATCGTTGATTCCGCTCTGGCATCTTTTGGCGCTTATGTTGAGCGCACGTCAAGACTATGTCCTGGCTGCGCGGGCGTGTGAAGGTGCCATTGAGCAGTTCAAGGATCCGATCGTCTTGTTTGGCAGCAGGGAACTCAACGGCGGTTTCAGGAGTGAGCACCTTAATGAGGCGGCTGTTGAAAaggctggcggtgatggcatcGTGGACGAGATGGACGACTTCGAGAAGGAGAGCATTCTGGAGATCAAGATGACCCAGCTTGCCATTCTGGAACTCGTTGAAGGTCCTACCGTGGCTGTCAACGCCAGCACTGAGCTGCTCACGCTGTTTCCCAGGCTGTTTGGCGATCTCGGCGAACCGACACTGGAAATATCAAAGGTCGAGCCTCCCAAGACCATGGCCACGATGCGCAGCCTCAGAGATAGTATGTTTGGCGGTCGCGCAGCCAAGGGTCACCAACCACGGCAGAGCGTGGCAACCTCCAGGCCACAAACTGCCAACACCACGCTCACTCAGCAGACCAGCAGCGAGACAGCCATCGACGTGCAGCCTAGCCGCAGGTCTCTGAGGTCGGGCAGTCTTAATGGTAGGAGCAGGAACAGCCTCCGGAAAAGAGATCGGAGCGGCAGCCGGCAACGCGCCATGAGCAGCGGCCCGCCAGTCCCGCCTCTCAATGGAGATAAATACCAGCCTACCTTTGAGGACCCCAGCAGCCCGCAGCATTTCACTCATGCCAGCAAGACTGCGGCCGGGACACTGAGACCAGAGACGACAAACTCGTCCGCTTCGACAAAGCGGACGACGGATGGGCCTTCGGAGGTGGGTGTCGGAACAGGGGCCCTGGAAAGTTTCTCACCTCTGTTGCCCTTTGTACAATTCTCCCAGGAGCACagcaagagaaaaagaaagggcATTCTCGTCAAGGTCTGGCTTACTATTGCCGGGTTTTACCGACGGGCTGGTCTGCTTGACGATGCCCAAAAGGCCATTGAGGAAGCACAGAAGATCGTACAGAGCTTTGAGGGCGATGTAGTCAGCGATACCTCTGGAGCACTGAACACCAGGACGGCGGGATGGGGCATGGAGAAGAGTGTTGAGGCTGTTTTGGCTGATGTCTGGACCGAG AAGGGAGAACTCTCTCTCGCCCTGGAAAGACCTTACCAAGCCCGCGCCGACTTTGAAACAGCTTTGACGCACTTCCCCGACCACCCTGTCGCCATCGTCGGGCTCTCGAATATTCTTTTGGATATCTGCTCGGAGAAgcttctcccacccccgGCAGTCCCCggccttgaccttggcggcGCATCCCTCGTCTCTGAACCACATGAAGACCACCAACTCATCGCCTCCCCGCCAAGCCGGTTTTCTGAACTGCCGTCTGAACCCCTCGGTCTTGGTTCGCCTAAACATAAGACTGCAAGCAGGAAGCCGGATTGCGAAGCGGTGTTTGAccacgaggaagaggatgaaacCGCTAACGGGGTTTCCAAGGCATCGCCGTCGAGGCTGCTAGGCCCGCAGCTCCCGCCGCCGTATAAAGCGACCAGTCTACCGCTTATTGATCGGTTGGCAGCGAGAGACAGGGCGTACGGGCTTTTGAGCGGGCTGACGAAGTTGGGGTCGGGGTGGAATTACTCTGAGGCGTGGTTCGCTCTGGCGAGGGCGTATGAGGAGAGTGGACaggcggagaaggcgagggatgcgttgtggtgggttgtggaactggaggatgggatgggggtgagggattggggggttgttacTGCTGGTGGGGGGTATGTTTTGTAG
- a CDS encoding hypothetical protein (EggNog:ENOG503NUFU; COG:I) has translation MDSSPTMLDTTPLPSWERQWRGGSKSKRATKPLHKKEVNHVSQQTLLLFSQLRYYLGTWKMDNKQMSRVTPKPKPYSVIDGAREALTSLEELCRHELPGNFSTLAGNVNITSSSGQGNKVHFPSPLKEQDATAAIKGLEARVASAIAGLRYGAEKPLVTVDVDKISGFLMSAYLTTIDGMDKTDPGVKERIPDTDLNRAQSILYRRLSANLYSTKNPGEYYHIHGSLNADITLQMLGLPKHRPDLTDYRECIDTIEAAVMRHTAAELDELNLKNRQAGIKAYTWEQFQELPHGKAMCSQPPFTVKPNPLDTTTPPVPFSSSSGSGPRFALKGIKVLELCRIIAGPTIGRSLAAHGAQVIKITCPTLPDVPFFQLDVNTGKHCISLDLKSSAADRETFSSLLAEADVLIDGYRPGALAKLGYSPSLLAEVAKSRNKGFVYVVEDCFGGTGAEGAEWAHRPGWQQIADCVSGVAYAQGKFMGLENEPVVPPFPMSDYGTGGLGSVAAMVGLVRRATEGGSWVGRTSLVQYDVFLQKLGLLPEREQERLRGRRKREWGGFFELRHSDSVDEVGRRALRGMRGVVPFLFEGDHMMSEGFSRGFGGVVRWPREAVEVEGLRVGHVRVARPNGWDTGRNEGGMWEGWEEDEIRG, from the exons ATGGACTCGAGCCCCACAATGTTGGACACAACGCCCCTCCCCTCGTGGGAGCGAcaatggcgaggagggagcaagagcaagagagcAACAAAGCCTCTCCACAAGAAAGAGGTCAATCATGTCTCCCAGCAaactcttctccttttctcaCAGCTCCGGTACTACCTGGGGACGTGGAAAATGGACAACAAGCAGATGTCCAGAGTCACCCCGAAGCCCAAGCCGTATTCCGTCATCGATGGGGCCAGAGAGGCATTGACCTCTCTCGAGGAGCTTTGCCGACATGAACTTCCAGGCAACTTTTCGACTCTGGCTGGAAATGTCAACATCACCTCGTCATCTGGCCAGGGAAACAAAGTTCACTTTCCCAGCCCTCTCAAGGAGCAAGATGCCACGGCAGCTATCAAGGGTCTGGAAGCTCGTGTTGCCAGCGCCATTGCCGGTCTGCGGTATGGCGCCGAGAAGCCCTTAGTCACGGTCGACGTTGATAAGATTTCTGGCTTCTTGATGTCTGCTTACCTGACCACAATCGACGGGATGGACAAGACGGACCCCGGAGTCAAGGAGAGGATACCGG ATACCGACCTCAACAGGGCCCAATCCATCCTCTACCGCCGCCTCTCAGCCAACCTCTACAGCACCAAGAACCCCGGCGAGTACTACCACATCCACGGCTCCCTCAACGCGGACATCACCCTGCAAATGCTCGGCCTCCCCAAGCACCGCCCGGACTTGACCGATTACCGGGAGTGCATTGACACCATTGAGGCGGCCGTCATGAGGCACACAGCCGCTGAGCTTGACGAGCTAAACCTCAAAAACAGACAAGCGGGCATCAAGGCGTACACCTGGGAGCAATTCCAGGAGCTGCCTCACGGCAAAGCGATGTGTTCGCAGCCACCTTTTACCGTCAAGCCCAACCCGCtagacaccaccaccccgcctgtccccttttcttcctcatccGGCTCAGGACCGCGATTCGCCCTAAAGGGGATCAAAGTCCTCGAGCTGTGCCGTATCATTGCCGGCCCGACAATCGGCCGCTCCTTGGCTGCCCACGGAGCCCAAGTCATCAAAATCACCTGCCCTACCCTTCCCGACGTCCCATTCTTTCAGCTGGACGTCAACACGGGCAAACACTGCATCTCGCTCGATCTCAAGTCCTCCGCTGCTGATCGGGAGACTTTCTCGTCCCTCCTGGCGGAAGCGGATGTTCTGATTGACGGGTATCGCCCTGGTGCCCTCGCCAAACTGGGGTATagcccctccctcctcgccgaggTAGCCAAATCCCGAAACAAGGGCTTTGTTTACGTGGTTGAGGACTGCTTTGGCGGAACGGGGGCAGAAGGGGCAGAGTGGGCGCATAGGCCAGGCTGGCAGCAGATTGCGGATTGCGTCTCTGGTGTTGCTTACGCTCAAGGGAAATTCATGGGCCTGGAGAACGAGCCGGTTGTGCCCCCCTTTCCGATGAGCGATTACGGGactggggggttggggtccGTGGCTGCGAtggttgggctggtgagACGGGCgacggagggggggagcTGGGTGGGGAGGACTAGTTTGGTGCAGTACGATGTTTTTCTCCAGAAATTGGGGTTGCTGCCGGagcgggagcaggagaggttgaggggg AGGCGGAAAAGGGAATGGGGGGGCTTCTTTGAGTTGAGGCACAGTGATagtgttgatgaggttgggagacgggcgttgagggggatgaggggtgtGGTGCCGTTTTTGTTTGAGGGGGACCATATGATGAGTGAGGGGTTTAgtagggggtttgggggggtggtgaggtggccgagggaggcggtcgaggtggagggcTTGAGGGTTGGGCATGTTAGGGTTGCGAGGCCTAATGGGTGGGATACGGGGAGGAATGAGGGGGGcatgtgggaggggtgggaggaggatgagattagggggtga